In Elaeis guineensis isolate ETL-2024a chromosome 1, EG11, whole genome shotgun sequence, a genomic segment contains:
- the LOC105032291 gene encoding protein RGF1 INDUCIBLE TRANSCRIPTION FACTOR 1-like has translation MAIRKPAWLEALDTQRFFVGCSVHEGARKNEKNICCLDCCTAICPHCLPSHRCHRLVQVRRYVYHDVLRLQDLEKLIDCSNVQSYTINSSKVIFIKKRPQSRQCKGSGNFCSSCDRILQEPYIHCSLECKVDYILRQKKDLSSCLRKCESLQLSPDFIIPHDVQFGEYETNETTHSTVLEGYEPMGSSDSENVSMLCTNFVRKRRTGLNLFSRSASRVSDEDMAGNMNRRKGIPQRSPLC, from the exons ATG GCAATTCGGAAGCCAGCATGGTTGGAGGCTCTCGACACGCAAAGGTTCTTCGTGGGTTGTTCGGTGCATGAGGGTGCGAGAAAGAATGAGAAGAACATTTGCTGCTTGGATTGTTGCACTGCCATCTGCCCCCACTGCCTGCCCTCGCACCGCTGCCACAGGCTCGTGCAGGTCCGGCGCTACGTCTACCATGATGTTCTTCGGTTGCAAGACCTTGAGAAGCTCATCGACTGCTCCAATGTTCAG TCTTATACAATTAATAGCTCTAAAGTGATCTTCATTAAGAAGAGACCGCAAAGCAGGCAATGCAAGGGCTCAGGAAACTTCTGCAGCTCTTGTGATAGGATCCTCCAAGAACCTTATATACATTGCTCCCTTGAGTGTAAG GTGGATTATATATTGAGACAGAAGAAGGATCTTTCATCATGCTTGAGGAAATGTGAGTCACTGCAATTGAGTCCAGACTTCATCATACCCCATGATGTGCAATTTGGAGAATATGAGACTAATGAGACGACACACTCAACTGTGTTGGAAGGTTATGAGCCCATGGGTTCATCAGACTCGGAGAATGTGAGCATGCTATGCACCAACTTCGTTCGGAAGAGGCGGACTGGACTCAATCTTTTCTCAAGGTCGGCTAGTAGAGTGTCTGATGAGGACATGGCTGGAAACATGAACAGGAGGAAAGGGATTCCACAGAGATCACCTCTATGTTAG